Within Streptomyces sp. NBC_00704, the genomic segment GGGCCCTCGCGCCGCGGGCGGGTGCGGCTCCGTGTCAGCTGGGCGCGCAGTTCCCCGCGCCCCTGGGGAGGCTGCCCTCACGTCGGGGTCATGCGGGCCCCGCCACCCGCGCACTGCCGCCGGGGCCGAGCGCGCAGTTCCCCGCAGTTCCGCGCGCCCCTGAGGGGGTGGCCCCCACGTTGGCGGCATGTCGGCCCCGCTTGGGGGGCTGTTCAGTTCACCGACGGGACGCAGCGGCCGTTCTCCGTGTGGTACTGCCACTTCGCGCCCTGGGTGACCAGCTCGCGGACCGCCGTCACGAAGCGGTCGACGTGCTCGTCGGGGGTGCCCGCGCCGAAGCTCACGCGGATGGCGTTGAGGGACTTCTCCCCCGGTGCCGCCTCGGGGGCGCCGCACTCGCCCTGGGTCTGCAGGTCGCCGCCCAGGAGGGTGCGGACCAGGGGGTGGGCGCAGAAGAGGCCGTCGCGGACGCCGATGCCGTACTCGGCGGAGAGGGCGGCGGCGAAGTGGGAGCTGTTCCAGCCCTCGACGACGAAGGACAGCACGCCGACCCGGGGGGCATCCTCGCCGAAGAGGGACAGGATCCGCACCTCGGGGACGTCGGCCAGTCCCGCCCGCACCTTGGCGATCAGGTGCTCCTCGCGGGCGACCAGGGCGTCGAAGCCCGCCTCGGTCAGCGCCTTGCAGGCCGAGGCGATGGAGTACGCGCCGATCACGTTCGGGGAGCCGGCCTCGTGGCGGGCGGCGCTCTCGTGCCACTCCACGTCCACTCCCCCGTCCTCGCGCCGGGTGACCTTGCGGCTGGCGCCGCCGCCCGCGAGGTAGGGGTCGGCCAGGGTGAGCCAGTCGGCGCGGCCGGCCAGGACGCCGCTGCCGAAGGGCGCGTACAGCTTGTGGCCGGAGAAGGCGATCCAGTCCACGTCGAGGTCACGGACCGACACGGGGTGGTGGGGGGCCAGCTGGGCGGCGTCGAGGACGATCCGGGCGCCGTGGGCGTGCGCCGCCGCCGTCAGCTCGCGCACCGGCCACAGCTCGCCGGTGACGTTCGAGGCGCCGGTGACGCAGACCAGGGCCGGACCGTGCGGGTCGCGCGCGGCGAGGGCCCGCTCCAGGGTGTCGACGGCCTGGCGCGGGCTGCGCGGGGCGTCGAGGTACGTGACGTGGGCGTTCGTCCAGGGCAGCAGCGAGGCGTGGTGCTCGGTCTCGAAGACGAAGACCTGGCAGCCGGCGGGGAGCGCGGAGGCGAGCAGGTTGAGGGAGTCCGTCGTCGAGCGGGTGAAGACCAGTTGGTCGTCCGGGCGGCAGTCGAGGAACTCGGTCACGGTGCGGCGGGCGTTCTCGAAGAGGTCCGTGGACAGCTGCGAGAGGTAGCCGGCGCCGCGGTGGACGCTGCCGTAGTAGGGGGCGTAGGCCGCCACGTCGTCCCAGACGCGCTGGAGGGCGGGGGCGCTGGCCGCGTAGTCGAGGGCCGCGTAGGCGACCTCGCCGCCGGTCACGAGCGGAACGGTGACGTCCCGGCCCAGAACGGGCAGGGGGGCACAAAGGGTGCGGGCGGCGGCAAGGGTGGAGACGGACATGGCGAACTCCCGTGAGAGCAGGGGGAACCGCCGTGCGGGCGGACAGCGCTCCGGCACGGAGGAAGGGGAAGAGAGGTGCAGGGGATGCGGGGCGGGGCTCTGCGCCCTAGCGCATTCGCTTGCTCACGGGAGACTCCCTCGGACGACCCAGGACCCCTGGTTTCGCGAGGGGTCCGCGCTTGCCGTGGACCTTGCTGTCCACGGCCTGGTCTTCACCCGGGGCACCCCGCCACGGACGGAGGGTTGCCGGACAGTCGGCCGGGGCCTCATGACTGTCACTCATGACCTGGTACAGGAAACTACGTCAGGTGATCGTCGTCCCGCAACCCGTGTCCGGATCGCGGGACGACCGCCGCCGCCGGCGTCACGCGTTGCTGGCCGCCACCCAGCGCTCCAGCGCCCGCCTGGCCGCGCCGGAGTCGATGGACTCGGCCGCCCGGTCCATGCCGGCCCGCAGCTGCCCGGCCAGCGGCCCGGC encodes:
- a CDS encoding aminotransferase class V-fold PLP-dependent enzyme, which codes for MSVSTLAAARTLCAPLPVLGRDVTVPLVTGGEVAYAALDYAASAPALQRVWDDVAAYAPYYGSVHRGAGYLSQLSTDLFENARRTVTEFLDCRPDDQLVFTRSTTDSLNLLASALPAGCQVFVFETEHHASLLPWTNAHVTYLDAPRSPRQAVDTLERALAARDPHGPALVCVTGASNVTGELWPVRELTAAAHAHGARIVLDAAQLAPHHPVSVRDLDVDWIAFSGHKLYAPFGSGVLAGRADWLTLADPYLAGGGASRKVTRREDGGVDVEWHESAARHEAGSPNVIGAYSIASACKALTEAGFDALVAREEHLIAKVRAGLADVPEVRILSLFGEDAPRVGVLSFVVEGWNSSHFAAALSAEYGIGVRDGLFCAHPLVRTLLGGDLQTQGECGAPEAAPGEKSLNAIRVSFGAGTPDEHVDRFVTAVRELVTQGAKWQYHTENGRCVPSVN